The Gossypium arboreum isolate Shixiya-1 chromosome 4, ASM2569848v2, whole genome shotgun sequence DNA segment ACACTATATTAGACTcgcaaatattaattaataatatttatggactcgaTAATTAAAAAACAAGATTCTGAAACCACCGTTTCCAACACCATTAAAAGACGGGTTGTTAGACCAATGTTTTTATTCTAAAAATTTGCCAACTCCTGGAAATAGACAAATATGACAATGAAATAATGCCTGAAGTTGTGGCCATTGTTTTAACCACAGAAACAACTACAAAATTTTTCTTTGCCTTCAAATGTGTCAACAAATCTTATAAGCAAAATAGCATGTTTgaaaaatatcatcaaataaaaaaTATGACTATCATTTTTAATCATATCAACAACATATATTAGGGAGGATGTACATAGCTAAGCGAAGATATACAATTTCTTGGCACTTCAATATTATTCAAAATCTTAGACCATAAACAAACATATCATGggatatataaaacataaattcgTACTTAAATATGAAAAAAGAAACAATgagcatcattatcaagcatcTAACAATATCTTATTCTACTTTTTTTTTCATTGAGAATATTGAAGTCTCAAAATCTTCCAAAGATGCATAGAAAATCACATACCTGAATGTTGCACATCTAAGCTACTTGTCCTCCAATGAGATATTGAATACTATCGAGAAAGCTCGTACTAATAAAATGTTATAAAACTAAAGAGATATATTGTAGTAACAATAAAGATGAGAGAATACAAGACATAAGATGAGATGATTATCTTTTCTTTGAACTTGGATATCATAAGCTTATACGTGCCCTCTATTTATAAGGCTTCAACCACTATAGATTACAAAtgcataaataaaaaatttaatacacTCTATAAATTTCATGAGAGGTTTAGGAATTGAAAGGTCATCTACATAATTGTTTGGGATTATGATAGTTGAAAGGACATCCACTTATAGCGGCGAAGCTAGAAATTCTTTTTTAGGGggctaaaattaaattgtatatttttacgataataaaaatgtaatttcaccattttaatagtctatatttttAGAATAATGTGATAGAtaaaatacaaaatgaatagaTGAGTAATAATTAGAAGAGTAAAAAAGAGTTAATTCAAGAGGATGAAATATTAAAACATAAGTGTATCACATAACATTGCAGTAAGCATGAACATTATCATCACTAAAGAGATGAACTGTTTGATCAGGAACAGTTGTGTAAGGTTGGTGTGGGAAATAGCCATGCACGCTTTCGTTAAATCCATGCCTGTAATAGTTATAAGAAGATGTATATGTAGATTCATCCAAATACTGGGAAGCATAAGGATAGTATTCGGTGTCGTATGGGAACGGCCAAAACTCGGCTTTCCTTCCAGTTCTCCTCACTACTTTAAGCACTTTCGTCTCCTCCACATATCCTCTCACTGTTACCTTCTGCTTATCCATGTCGATTTCCAAGCTGTCTACTCCTGCATTCATTTCATTTTCCTTTACAAACACTAACAGATGAAAATGGATGCTAGAAGTATATATTGGAGGAAAAGAATGAAGTCTTGCCATCTATTTTTGAGATTGCTCTTCGTATCCTCTTTTCGCATCCTTCACAATCCATGTGTACCGCAAGCTCAACAATCTATATATGAAAAGAAATACAATGAAAAATCTAGAAATCAATATATACATGTAGGAGCAGTAGAGCATGCACTTACAGACATGGCATTGGAATATTTTGTCTTTCCATTGAACCAACCTAACATTTTATCCTAGAAATATCTTTGTCTTAAAGCTGTAATACATGTGTCTTGTGCTGGCAGATTATTTAAGTAGTGAACATGGCTTCCCTGTGAAGCTAAATACAGCTGCAAAATGTCCCATATTGGTTGATTTTTAGCCCTCCATTTCTTCTTCTTACAATATTATATGGTCTGGTAATATCCAAGCTCACATCTACAGAATACTGGCTCAATTTAGTGGATAAATGAAAGAGAATATCAACATGGCCATTAGCCTATAACTTGAACTGATGGCAATGGGAATCAATCCTGGGTTTGATTCTTTCATTTTCTAGGATGCTTTTGTTTCCTCCTCAAAAGGAACACATGCTATACTAAAAAGAGCATGCATTCTCAGGTAAAAGATGGAGAATAACATGTTTATTCCCTTTGAAAAAAATGTAATAAAGCTCAGTCAAACAAATGGATGCCATGGTCCCTCGTTATTTCTTCATGCATGAAACAATATCAAATAGAATTACAATATCCATCCAATTAGGATcttaaaaaatacataaaatccAAACATAGATGAAATCAAACGGCGGTCATGTTTCAGTGAATGAAGCAAACGAAAGAATGTAAGAATCAGGCACAAAATATCATATCATGCAATTCAAGTTATGATTTCTAACCGCTTTATTTGTTTTTTCAGCTTCGTCTTTGGATACGTAATGAACTCACTAATGCAAACATTTTAATTCTTCTAACCAAAATGGAATTAATTCCATATCTTACGATATTTTAGATCTATAGAAtacttcaaaataaaaataaaaacgaaGCAAGTTGAGCAGCTAAATTTGTGCAAAGAATATTATAAGAAAGCAATAGTCATTGGAGGCTTTTAtttaaataatctaaaaaattaattaattacaaaaaCAATTCAAGAGAAGATTTATATATGaaaattatttgaaatttatAGTAATCGTCGGTACCACTTGACACATCGACAACATCATCTCTCATTATTACCCaatcatcaatttttttttaaaaaagaaaatttttggaGTCGACACTGTGTCAAGTGACATCTGTATGTATTTCTtgaaaaactttttaaaaaatacaaatatttaTGATGGAGAAAAACTTTTAATAGGTGCCACGGTGTGTTaggtaaaaaatatttaataacaaaaatattaaataattcttTTGGATTATTTTAGGTAAAATTCCCATTAAATATTTTTGCCATcaactttaaaataaatatagtGAAAGCTGACTGTTAAAATTTAGTTTTCATTAAAATtcctattaaatattttttaaaaaagttattatcaactttaaaattctcattaaatatatatattttaaaattacaatCTTGGGTGGCGTATTTTTAATGTTTCTATTTTTGGTTCAAATTCTCACTAAAAATCTCATAATTTTTCTTTCGCACTTAGTAGCTATTGATGTAAACATTTACGGCAGCCTTTCGTTCTGATTTCGACACCAAAAAAGAGATTTTTTCTTTTTCGTTAATTTCTACGGTTCAAATATCCCAATAGCTGGTTCTAAATCTTCTGAAACAAACGACCAAAGCTTCGAACAACTCTTTCTTCGATCTCTGTTTTGCACCAACGAATCATCGTCAGTCGAAGATATATTGTTCCACGGTTAAACATGCCACCTCACAATTCGGATCACTGAATGGAGTCATGGGCTTCCACCCTTAACAccctataatttttttttgattttttttttcatttcagaccacttttttaaaaatttatatataattgtgCTACCTGACCATTGGTAGCAcccattaaatatatatatatgttctccACCGTGAATACCCGTATCTGTTATGAATATTTCAAAAATTACATATAGGTGTCACTTGACACAATGAGGACACGATTTTTTTTAAACCGATAGTTAGATCATAATAAGGGATTAGTGTTGCTAATGTGTCAAGCAGCACCGACGATTACTGTAGATTTCAAGATATATTCGAATATAATGTTTCTTTTGGATtactttcataattaattaattttttaggtTATTTAAAAAAAACCGTCATTGGATGTGCAGCAGCTCTCTCCCCACCTCTGCCGCCCTCAGTTCTACTCGACTAGCAACTATTTCATCGGTCCCCCAAGGCCACCGCACAAATACCACTGCATTACCCAACCATTCTGTTTCTGCCAAAAAGTGGGCAACCCTTTGCGATGATGATGTTGGAAAACGCCATCGCATAGCTTACCTACTAGGAATCACATCCTTTACAATTGATAggatacaatagtttgtttatCATTTAACAATGAAGATCATGAAAGACTGCAAAAGCAGAACCACAGACCACTTGCATCATCCATAAGTTATATTTTGCACTCAAAAAGTTTATGTATATGTCAACCACTCTCTCTTTGAAGCCCAGTTGTGCTGCTACATTCTAATTCAGAGTCGGGATAAGGCAAGGCAATGTCAACATGTAAACCATAGAGGATGATGTGATAGGAGGATTGATGCCTAGCAGACATGGGCTACTGACGTGCTATTATTTTAAAG contains these protein-coding regions:
- the LOC108460111 gene encoding heavy metal-associated isoprenylated plant protein 45 produces the protein MLGWFNGKTKYSNAMSIVELAVHMDCEGCEKRIRRAISKIDGVDSLEIDMDKQKVTVRGYVEETKVLKVVRRTGRKAEFWPFPYDTEYYPYASQYLDESTYTSSYNYYRHGFNESVHGYFPHQPYTTVPDQTVHLFSDDNVHAYCNVM